One part of the Populus alba chromosome 18, ASM523922v2, whole genome shotgun sequence genome encodes these proteins:
- the LOC118040641 gene encoding uncharacterized protein, producing the protein MGAKIDTSVNDQPTPYVFKISVANRLLPFTRGSKSSSLDENIVVDLLRMLDETNELAKLFRKARDKTQNIQSIDYKLRLLGKRNHDSRQYDDPTSNDIGALVVGDIGDFFSERDIIIESFSGHEKTRKRSRVPMRAYYAYLINERPGCDNTIIKGGRLYQQFLVDAFVNVEEDRLDYIRANQKDLRSEIYKGIHEVVLNGDVEGFSTGKIIVPSSLTAEIPDKLTDPKCYEIVSRFMMCRDLKDNFVIKNGIQLNNRYVVPYNRELLLRYNAHINIEICCQSMLIKYLFKYVSKGSDRCRVVVEKDRADEIHTYMNCRFICPYEAVWRLLQFPIHSRSPPVERLQIHLPLHQNVVYSGNESLPSILQKPEVLLNKFWRSMYDVIITRFKSSFAMPNLKLFDDELKNYVLYELELLFNFAGTSLEKQKLSMPDGRLLSEIKNKLLREELNYDTADLICQHSSAFPQLNQCQLNVYDCAVKSVLEKRQELIFVHGHGGTGKTFLWHTIINRLRSDGLIVLVVSSSGIASLLLPGGRTAHSRFKIPLTVSDTSSSLDRSLRDVLTNGNDLPNDKPFENMRLSSNGLSNDQKKELAIFANWILAIDDGTQHDVLFPDDYDASMIKIPQDLLLEPGSNPILAIVSAVYPSIRMKRIYLSTDTICKTSSDGDNADILYPVEFIYQLEFNGVPSHTISLRIGTPIMLLRNLNLSAGLCNKTRLIVTQLAERVIEAQIITGSFIGNRGGVIQAVAKTRDLPTFAATVIEGNHYEIKGFYTYENIAVNTIVAHDVVIDLKFNTKITGIEAITPSVPRYYFNFIDYAHIMTKSKSSRILTDVLGRLKALQPLEQVMVRGQTLENKREFMLENIHGEELRITLWGDSARDFDGLALHNLPSPVIIAFAGFRVTEFKGKPNLNSTAASLWYFNPDIPECLAYKHL; encoded by the exons ATGGGTGCAAAGATTGATACTTCTGTTAATGATCAACCAACTCCATATGTGTTTAAGATAAGCG TTGCAAATAGACTTTTACCATTTACAAGAGGCTCCAAATCATCATCTCTGGATGAGAATATTGTTGTGGATCTTTTAAGAATGCTTGATGAAACAAACGAGCTTGCCAAATTGTTTCGCAAAGCTAGAGACAAAACTCAAAATATTCAATCTATTGATTATAAACTTCGCTTGCTTGGAAAACGAAACCATGATTCACGCCAATATGATGATCCTACATCAAATGACATTGGTGCATTGGTTGTTGGAGATATTGGAGATTTTTTCTCGGAACGAGATATAATTATTGAATCCTTTTCAG GAcatgaaaaaacaaggaaaaggtCAAGAGTTCCGATGCGAGCTTATTATGCTTACCTTATCAATGAAAGGCCTGGGTGCGATAATACCATCATTAAAGGAGGTCGTTTGTACCAACAATTCTTGGTCGATgcatttgttaatgttgaagaaGATCGTCTTGATTATATCAGAGCTAATCAAAAAGATTTGCGTTCAGAAATTTATAAAGGTATCCATGAAGTTGTGCTTAATGGGGATGTTGAAGGTTTCTCAACTGGGAAAATCATTGTTCCATCTTCTTTAACTG CTGAAATCCCTGACAAACTTACAGATCCAAAATGCTATGAAATTGTTTCAAGATTCATGAT GTGTCGTGATCTTAAAGacaattttgttataaaaaatggCATTCAGCTCAACAACAGATATGTTGTTCCATATAATAGGGAACTCTTATTACGATATAATGCCCACATAAATATTGAGATCTGTTGTCAGTCAATGTTAATTAAGTATCTTTTTAAGTACGTAAGCAAGGGATCTGACAGATGTAGAGTTGTTGTTGAAAAAGATCGTGCTGATGAGATCCATACGTATATGAATTGTCGTTTTATATGCCCATATGAAGCGGTCTGGCGTCTTCTACAATTTCCAATACATTCAAGATCACCTCCTGTTGAGCGACTTCAAATCCATTTGCCATTGCATCAAAATGTTGTTTACTCAGGAAATGAAAGTCTACCATCAATACTTCAAAAACCAg AAGTTTTGCTCAATAAATTCTGGCGCTCAATGTATGATGTTATTATCACCCGTTTCAAATCCAGCTTTGCCATGCCTAATCTTAAATTATTCGATGATGAGCTTAAAAACTATGTTCTATATGAGCTTGAGCTTCTCTTTAATTTTGCTGGCACATCTCTTGAAAAGCAGAAGCTTTCAATGCCTGATGGGCGTTTATTGTCagaaataaagaataaactTTTGAGAGAAGAGCTTAACTACGATACTGCAGATCTTATATGTCAACATTCATCAGCTTTCCCACAACTCAATCAATGTCAATTAAATGTTTATGATTGTGCTGTTAAATCTGTCCTtgaaaaaagacaagaattaatttttgttcatgGCCATGGAGGAACTGGGAAAACATTTTTGTGGCATACAATAATCAATCGGTTGAGATCAGATGGTTTGATTGTCCTTGTTGTTTCATCATCGGGTATTGCATCACTTTTGCTTCCTGGTGGTCGCACAGCTCATTCAAGATTTAAGATCCCTCTTACTGTTTCTGATACTTCATCAT CATTAGACCGCTCGCTTCGTGATGTCCTAACAAATGGTAATGACTTGCCCAATGATAAACCATTCG AGAATATGAGGCTATCATCCAATGGACTTTCAAATGATCAAAAGAAAGAACTTGCTATTTTTGCCAACTGGATTCTTGCAATTGATGATGGAACTCAACATGATGTTTTATTCCCTGATGATTATGATGCATCCATGATTAAAATACCACAAGATCTTTTGCTTGAACCTGGATCTAACCCCATATTGGCAATTGTTTCAGCAGTGTATCCCTCTATTC GAATGAAGCGAATTTACCTGAGTACTGATACTATTTGCAAAACATCGAGCGATGGTGATAATGCAGATATTTTGTATCCCGTTGAATTTATCTATCAACTTGAGTTCAATGGAGTGCCATCCCACACAATTTCCTTGAGAATTGGCACACCAATAATGCTTTTACGCAATCTTAATTTATCAGCTGGTTTATGTAACAAAACAAGACTTATTGTTACGCAACTTGCTGAGAGGGTCATAGAAGCTCAAATAATAACAGGCTCTTTTATTGGCAATCGT ggtgGAGTTATTCAAGCTGTAGCTAAAACAAGAGATCTCCCAACATTTGCAGCAACAGTTATTGAAGGAAATCACTATGAAATCAAAGGATTCTATACTTATGAAAACATAGCAGTAAACACAATTGTTGCCCATGATGTTGTGATTGATCTCAAATTTAACACAAAGATTACAGGCATTGAAGCTATTACACCTTCTGTTCCTAGATactactttaattttattgactATGCACATATTATGACCAAGTCAAAAAGCTCCAGAATTCTTACAG ATGTCCTTGGAAGACTTAAAGCATTGCAGCCACTTGAACAAGTTATGGTTCGTGGACAGACGCTCGAAAATAAGAGAGAATTCATGCTTGAGAACATTCA TGGTGAGGAGCTTCGCATAACTCTTTGGGGTGATAGTGCTAGAGATTTTGATGGACTCGCTCTTCATAACCTGCCATCTCCTGTTATCATTGCGTTTGCTGGATTTCGTGTCACGGAATTTAAGG GAAAACCAAATCTTAACAGTACAGCCGCCTCTCTTTGGTACTTCAATCCAGACATACCAGAATGCTTGGCATATAAACATTTATAA
- the LOC118040653 gene encoding uncharacterized protein → MNPYEHKHLRFTCQASIVDFDFPNGWWYPSCPKCNKKLSGGENNYTCMDHDAITSLPVPWFRLECIVTDGEDVTNFLLFGKTTENFFGSSAHHYVYDKKIIDPSVLPPAMAAKLNKSMIFQLRFGTFRSITNRCEVIITNIFDDNTNKSIHPLEIATPEAKSSLTSKTSTPLSYMKQVLKAPSTPQNTVTQLRIAPDSLETPPQNISPNKETSINSEARRALDFEDATQ, encoded by the exons ATGAATCCTTATGAGCACAAG CATCTAAGATTCACCTGTCAAGCTTCGATTGTTGACTTTGATTTTCCCAATGGCTGGTGGTATCCAAGCTGTccaaaatgcaacaaaaaactTAGTGGGGGAGAAAACAATTACACATGCATGGATCATGATGCTATCACCTCTCTTCCAGTTCCATG gTTTCGCTTAGAATGCATTGTTACCGATGGAGAAGATGTCACTAATTTTCTTCTATTTGGGAAAACTACTGAGAACTTTTTTGGATCATCGGCCCACCATTATgtctatgataaaaaaattattgatccCTCAGTTCTTCCTCCTGCCATGGCAGCAAAGTTAAACAAAAGCATGATTTTTCAGCTTCGATTTGGTACTTTCAGATCCATCACCAACAGATGTGAGGTTATCATTACTAATATCTTTGACGACAACACAAATAAGAGCATCCATCCTCTAGAAATAGCAACTCCAGAAGCTAAATCATCTCTTACATCCAAGACATCTACTCCATTAAGCTATATGAAACAGGTTCTCAAAGCTCCATCAACTCCACAGAATACTGTCACACAACTCAGGATTGCTCCTGATTCCTTGGAGACACCACCTCAGAACATATCACCAAACAAGGAAACAAGCATAAACAGTGAAGCACGACGTGCACTTGATTTTGAAGATGCAACACAGTAG